The nucleotide window CACCAGCTGCAGGTAAACCCGTCTCTTCTGTCACACACTGGGGTGGGCGTTATTCCTATAatcccagcagagagagacaccAGCTGCAGGTAAACCCGTCTCTTCTGTCACACGCTGGGGTGGGCGTTATTCCTATAatcccagcagagagagacaccAGCTGCAGGTAAACCCGTCTCTTCTGTCACACGCTGGGGTGGGCGTTATTCCTATAATCCCAGCAGAGAGAGCCACCAGCTGCAGGTAAACCCGTCTCTTCTGTCACACACTGGGGTGGGCGTTATTCCTATAATCCCAGCAGAGAGAGCCACCAGCTGCAGGTAAACCCGTCTCTTCTGTCACACGCTGGGGTGGGCGTTATTCCTATAATCCCAGCAGAGAGAGCCACCAGCTGCAGGTAAACCCGTCTCTTCTGTCAAAGAGCTGCAAACTGGAGAAAGCAAATGAGGATTGCTGCAAAGTAGTTGTGCTCTCTAACAGTCCTGATGCAACACCAATGCActaaaacatgcgtccaaactggatgacttttttttttttttttttttttttaaacgcacaATCTCCTCTTctgggcactcgatgcaataagcaaatgagccgccgcattaaaaaggaggcgctagggatacattgtgcgtccctagtgtgTCCATGACACCGGGCGCGCAGGAGAAGTGGTTGTGCACAGGTTCAGGGCAGGTGCAAGGGTCTCTAGGCAGAGCAACGTAACACGTCCCCAAACCCTGAATGAAATGTGCCCTCTgaagggctggtgcaagggcattaggtgcCTTAGGCACCTTCTGCTTCAGTGCCCCCTAGTGGTCAGTGCCCTAGGCtcaggcctagttcacctagtgcttccgccggtcCTGGTCatctgacagtggtagatatagaGTTATGGGCACCCTCTTACAGcgctcgctctcgctctctctcgctctctcgctctctcgctcgctctctcgctctctcgctctctctctctctctcgcgctctctctctctctctcgcgctctctctctctctctctcactctctctctcactctctcgctctctctctcgctctctctctcgctctctcgctctctctctctcgctctctctctctctctctctctcacgctctcgctctctcgctctctctcgcgctctctcgcgctctctcgctctctcgctctcgctctctcgctctcgctcgctcgctctctcgctctctctctcgctctctctctctctctctctctctgtgactgCTGTCACCACTTtgttcacattttgaaaatggcgccccGCCTGCTGATGCCGCCCGAGTCCCGCCAGCCCTGTACGGATCAGGAAAATGGACGTTcagttttacgagcgtccattttcctaacctgacggctggcattaatttttgagggtaataATGTGCGAGTCGGGCACACGTTAATTTTTTACATGAGGGGATGCCAGCTAAAAGCCTCATCAGCAAGGGCATTTACATGTGGTGAGCGCTGGTTGGGAAGCGCTAATCCCCCTTATTGCGTAAGGGGTTATGGAGGCACATCCACGCGCGGGTtgacctgtgcgctagcctgagcgcaccgtGGCGTTGAAAGGAGTAGCCCGTGGCATGGCAGTgggtgcccggggggggggggaaggtagcgGAGGCAAACTGTAACAGCATTCGGGAAACCATGAGAGGGGATGTGAAAGTAAAGCTGGATTATCAAGGCCGGTCTGCCATACTCCCAAATGGAAGGAAAACGGGCAGATTAGCTGGGGCGTTGCATCTGTCTTCTCTTCTTtatatgctgtctgtctgtacctgctgctgctgtttgaaggGAGGAGACTGAAGCGTGACAGAAAGGTGATGAAATgaagacttaaaaaaaatagattttagtGTAGGGGGGGTTAGAAGTCGAGGTGTGGGTGGCAACCATGGTAGAAGGGCACCCACAGCCTCTGGACGAGTTCAGGATATGTTGGGGAAAATCCTCCCTCTGGTGCCTTTGCAGTGGgaggtggaggagctctggccTTATTGACTTCTGCACTGCTTTCAGTACCCTAAAGCAGGTCTCAGCGCGGCCTTGGAAGATGGCGGCCTGAGTTAAACGGGGCTCTAACTTTCATTCTTTGTTTTGGCTTTTGAGTGCATTGCCATGCCAGCACCCGTGGACCAAATGTGCGCACTGAgggaaaaaaatgcaacaaagtTTAATACTGCATGcaatgtttttttgaaaaaccTGCTATCCATGCACTGTAAATGAAACCTGCAGCTACATGAAGGGAGTTCCTGTCTCGAGGAGCTTCCAGTGTAGCCCAGCAGTGGTTTCTAATAGCTGTTAACCAATTCTGGCCCCTTTAGTAACTGAAATGTAAATGGTGCCATTTTTTGtggtacctgaatgcaatccgctttgaagtggctgaaaggcagaatacatttagattgatttgatttttaaagggaaatggTGGATTAATGTTGGGCTTCAAAGGGGTGGATTTAAcccaggtaagggggggggagccTGAATCTTTTCCTCTGGGGAAGATTTCTGGATTACTAGTGCTgccagtttgggttttttttcttgtactTTGGGAGAAGGCTGCAGTACAGAAGTTCATGCATTTAATGCTCCGATGTGAACCTCGCTCGCCTTCCCCGTGGACCACTCAGAAAGCCACTTGCTGCCACGCTCTGACTCCTTTCCAGTTGTGGGTTTGCTGCTGTGTATTAGTTATTGCCAAAAGAAGAGGGCTGGGAGCTGGAGTACCTCAGCCACAGTTCTAATAATTAACTTGCTGGCAGGGCTGAATGATTACATTTTTTCCATTGTGCAAAAGTCTTGAGTGACCCAGGCCCTGAAGTTAGGAGGATCAAAACGGTGTTATCTTATCTTCTGATAAGGGAGGCCCGGCGGGTGGGGGTCTCCTAGACCTGCTAATTAGCTTGTGACAGGTCTCCTAATATGAACACAGCTTGAAGATCTTGGGGAGCCCCTGGCTTGCAAGACAAGAGGCGCAAGTGGTGAGAAATGTTTCCAGTGAGTGCTTGGGACCGCCAGATGTTTGTGCACATCtgtaactctccccccccccccccaccctgcaggGGGCTGAGCACTTCTAGACTTGGGGGAAGAAGATGCCAGGAACCAGAAGGCCGAaggaacagttaaaaaaaaaaaaaaaaaagttttttgaaagCAAAAATGGTTTCCAGCTCTAATTTAGGTACCGGTTACTCCAGCCCTGTAAGGCCACAGTCTGCTCGGGTTGTCGGGCTCCCCCTGTTTCTCCTGGGTATTCCTTAGGGACAGCCTTAGACTGTGGCCCTCCAGGACTGAAGCTGCACAATCCATTAGAAGGCCTCGGTCTGTTCTCGAGAAGCTTGTAATGGCTCCAGCAAAGGAAGGGATCTGAATCTGAAACCAGCTGGCAGCCTGAAGCTGGTCCCTGCCTTCCGCTCTCTTGCTGGGAGTCGAATTAAGCATCGACTCCTAATGACTGAAGAAGAGCCGACGTGGCCACCAGTGGAGGCAGAGGCGGGGATGTAACCGTGGTTGGGACCGACACAGAGGGCAGTGCCGGGAGCAGGGTTGGGAAGCAGAGTTAAGGCCATGGGTGCAGGGGTGAGCTGGTGCTGGGTTGATCCACAGGAATTTAAATGAGCAATAGAGAGCCAGAGAGGAAAGAATCCAGACTGGGCAGATGAAATGGACCCAAGTGGGCTTTACCTGCCATCTGTTGCTATTAACTTGCTTCTGACAGACAGGAGCAAGGCTTATACATGGAAGTGTTTAAAATCCATTTTCATGCCTCAGAAGATGTAGGATCATGAGATGCTTTTGGCCCTGGTATGTCCATCCttgctggtgtgaatggaagctgaatgctttttaaaatgttgaaTATCTCTGCTGTGAGTGAACAGGTCACGTGGACGTGGCAGCACTTTCCTTCTGTCTGGAGATATGTCACCTTAGTCCTCTGGCATGCAAAGATATCGGCTTCCTTCCTCTAAACATCTAACCTCtattcctctttctttctctcttcccagagATAAGTAATTTGTGCCACTCCTGTGGGGGACTGGTGTTTCCCTTCCTACCAAGGGAGGTGGCACCTCCTCTGCAGGGCGATGCTCCAGCGCCGTGGGAGAGAGGCGCGGCCCTCGCGCGAATAACCCTGGACTCTGAGGTCAGAGGGGCCACCGGCCTCGGGGATCCGCTGCCTGGCAGAGCCCCCACCACGCCCCTCAGAGAGAGCTGGAATGACCTCAACCTGCCTCGAGCGCCGAGCCCCAGGACGAGAGCGGCCCAGGAGGAGAAGGGTGCCCCAAGCCAAGCCCAGGGAGACGTGCAGCGTGGCCCCGTGGAAGCTCTGCACAGGTTTGAGTGTTTCGACTGCCACAAGTCGTACCACACTTTCTCGGGCCTTGCCAAGCATCGGCAGCTGCACTGCCGGCTGCAGTCGAGGAGAAGCTTTGCCTGCAAGTACTGTGAGAAGGAATATGTGAGCTTGGGGGCTCTCAAGATGCATATCCGCACCCATACACTGCCCTGTGTGTGCAAGATCTGTGGCAAGGCGTTCTCCCGGCCCTGGCTGCTGCAGGGGCACATCAGAACGCACACTGGTAAGCCAGAAAAACAGCCAGCGCTGCTGGAGACCAGGGGACAGGCTAAGTCACTAATGAGATCAAAATACTTCCTTCCTTCTAGATGTTCCTCTACTGTTTGCTTGGGATATAAGCTGGGACAACAAATCTAGAAAGCTGATTTATTTCTACATAAAGGTCTTGTGCAGAAAGTTGGAAGGCTTTAAAGGATGCATGCTTCAGAAATACATTCAGGTAGCCCCCGAGCTGCTTTCTGCCTTCCCAGGGAGCCATCAGCAGTTACAGCGGTGTGCGCCAGCCTCAGCTTGCTGAGAGGGATCACTTACTAACCCTTGCTCTCAGCACCCCAGGGCCCCCTTCCACATTAATGGAGAGCCCTTTGGCGTGGCAGGGACCCTCGCAGAACCCTGAGAGCACAGGATGCGGGCCTTGCTCAGTCTCTGAAATCCCCAATACTGCCAGGACACTTAACACTAAGCAAACAGCTTCCAGCACCAGAGAGGCCTGAATGGCCTTGTGTGAAGCTGCTGGAATGTAGAAATGTGAACGTCGGATGTTGCAGTAACTCTGGGGACTGAGTCTGATCTCTACTAATGCAGACTGGGCTTGAGGGAACAGCAGGAAGGCTTctgctctggtttttttttattttaacaaaggTAGAATCTGCTCTTTAACCTTTAGCCAGgccatgtcctcctcctcctcctcctcctcctgtg belongs to Rhinatrema bivittatum chromosome 7, aRhiBiv1.1, whole genome shotgun sequence and includes:
- the SNAI3 gene encoding zinc finger protein SNAI3, with product MPRSFLVKKPPSHKVPPDYGQLETQKEISNLCHSCGGLVFPFLPREVAPPLQGDAPAPWERGAALARITLDSEVRGATGLGDPLPGRAPTTPLRESWNDLNLPRAPSPRTRAAQEEKGAPSQAQGDVQRGPVEALHRFECFDCHKSYHTFSGLAKHRQLHCRLQSRRSFACKYCEKEYVSLGALKMHIRTHTLPCVCKICGKAFSRPWLLQGHIRTHTGEKPFACSHCSRAFADRSNLRAHLQTHSDIKKYRCQRCAKTFSRVSLLSKHEEAGCQPPS